The following are encoded together in the Bos taurus isolate L1 Dominette 01449 registration number 42190680 breed Hereford chromosome 17, ARS-UCD2.0, whole genome shotgun sequence genome:
- the SSH1 gene encoding protein phosphatase Slingshot homolog 1 isoform X2 → MVKGAALFLQQGSSPQAQRSLQHPHRHAGDLPQHLQVMINLLRCEDRIKLAVRLESAWAERVRYMVVVDSSGRQDTEESILLGVDFSSKESKSCTIGMVLRLWSDTKIHLDGDGGFSVSTAGRMHVFKPVSVQAMWSALQVLHKACEVARRHNYFPGGVALLWASYYESCIGSEQSCINEWNAMQDLESTRPDSPALFADKPTEGERTERLIKAKLRSIMMSQDLENVTSKEIRNELEKQMNCNLKEFKEFIDNEMLLILGQMDKPSLIFDHLYLGSEWNASNLEELQGSGVDYILNVTREIDNFFPGLFAYHNIRVYDEETTDLLAHWNEAYHFINKAKRNHSKCLVHCKMGVSRSASTVIAYAMKEFGWTLEKAYNYVKQKRSITRPNAGFMRQLSEYEGILDASKQRHNKLWRQQTDDSCLQQPVDDPVGPGDFQPETLDSTPEAPPPCLDATAPLPEFPGSGALGGAALPCCFRRLSDPLLRAPGDETGGPVHLEDLERDALLEEAAQLAEVSQPARHPPEGPGLCEREVTKKPELEPQAEEMEREEALGARRWRQPAAQLDNLLNRENLNNNNSKRSCPDDLEHDAIFGILNKVKPSYKSCADCMYPAAGGTPEAFGERCKNPGAAAICTQPTFLPQLTSSPVAGRSRALEKLASGPTNTALFLPPTGSRRPDTGGPGAGAAPEPPASLPEPSRETHKALPKSLLVKNSHCDKNPPGSEAAKEDLSPKKDPKPAKDLRLLFSKEAEKPTSNSYLMQHQESIIQLQKAGLVRKHTKELERLKGTPAEPGALCRDGPAAIPEENQDLPLPGQAPGPEKPEPGPSLLEGAPLKSPPPFLCRPDHASHFSRDFLKTICYTPTSSSMSSNLTRSSSSDSIHSVRGKPGLVKQRTQEIETRLRLAGLTVSSPLKRSHSLAKLGSLNLSTEDLSSEADVSSAADSQDARLSESSLLHEPPPAARSPAATSKPSGKSAPENLKSPPWPGKS, encoded by the exons TAAAAGCTGTACCATCGGGATGGTTCTCCGACTGTGGAGCGACACAAAAATCCACCTCGATGGAGATGG TGGATTCAGCGTCAGCACCGCTGGGAGGATGCATGTCTTCAAGCCTGTGTCTGTCCAGGCCATGTG GTCTGCCCTGCAGGTCCTGCACAAGGCCTGCGAGGTGGCGCGGCGGCACAACTACTTCCCAGGGGGCGTGGCGCTGCTCTGGGCCTCCTACTATGAGAGCTGCATCGGCTCCGAGCAGAGCTGCATCAACGAGTGGAACGCCATGCAGGACCTCGAGTCCACGCGGCCCGACTCCCCCGCCCTGTTCGCAGACAA GCCGACCGAAGGGGAGAGGACGGAGCGTCTCATCAAAGCCAAACTCCGGAGCATCATGATGAGTCAAGACCTGGAGAATGTGACGTCCAAAGAA ATTCGTAATGAATTAGAGAAACAGATGAACTGTAACCTGAAAGAATTCAAGGAATTCATAGACAACGAGATGCTCCTTATCTTGGGACAGATGGACAAGCCCTCTCTCATCTTTGACCATCTTTATCTC GGCTCTGAATGGAATGCATCCAACCTGGAGGAACTGCAGGGCTCAGG TGTTGACTATATTTTAAACGTCACTagagaaatagataattttttccCTGGCTTATTTGCGTACCATAACATCCGAGTCTATGATGAAGAGACCACAGACCTCCTCGCCCACTGGAACGAGGCGTACCATTTTATAAACAAAGCAAA GAGGAACCACTCCAAGTGCCTAGTCCACTGCAAGATGGGTGTCAGCCGCTCGGCTTCCACGGTCATAGCCTACGCGATGAAGGAGTTCGGCTGGACTCTGGAGAAAGCCTACAACTACGTGAAGCAGAAACGCAGCATCACGCGCCCCAACGCGGGCTTTATGAGGCAGCTGTCTGAGTATGAAGGCATCCTGGACGCCAG caAACAGCGGCACAACAAGCTGTGGCGCCAGCAGACCGATGACAGCTGCCTCCAGCAGCCTGTGGACGACCCCGTGGGGCCCGGGGACTTCCAACCAGAGACCCTGGACAGCACCCCGGAAGCCCCGCCGCCCTGCTTGGACGCCACCGCCCCGTTGCCTGAGTTCCCGGGCAGCGGGGCCCTGGGGGGCGCTGCTCTGCCCTGCTGTTTCCGGCGACTCTCAGACCCCCTGCTGCGGGCCCCAGGCGACGAGACGGGCGGCCCCGTCCACCTGGAGGATCTGGAGAGGGACGCTCTGCTGGAGGAAGCTGCTCAGCTGGCAGAGGTGTCCCAGCCAGCCAGACACCCCCCAGAAGGTCCGGGACTCTGCGAGAGGGAAGTGACGAAGAAACCAGAGCTTGAGCCGCAGGCGGAGGAGATGGAAAGGGAGGAGGCCCTGGGAGCCCGGAGGTGGAGGCAGCCGGCAGCCCAGCTCGATAACCTGCTCAACCGGGAAAacctaaataacaacaacagcaagaggAGCTGCCCGGACGACCTCGAG CATGACGCGATCTTCGGGATCCTTAACAAAGTGAAGCCTTCCTACAAATCCTGCGCTGACTGCATGTACCCTGCAGCCGGCGGGACCCCCGAGGCCTTCGGGGAGCGATGCAAGAACCCCGGTGCTGCCGCCATCTGCACCCAGCCCACCTTCCTGCCCCAACTCACGTCTTCCCCTGTGGCCGGCAGGTCCCGAGCTTTGGAAAAACTGGCCTCTGGCCCAACCAATACTGCCCTCTTCCTACCACCAACAGGCTCAAGGAGGCCAGACACCGGCGGCCCAGGGGCCGGGGCTGCCCCGGAGCCCCCAGCCAGCCTTCCGGAACCTTCCAGAGAGACTCACAAAGCCCTGCCAAAGTCCCTCCTCGTGAAGAATTCTCACTGTGATAAGAACCCTCCCGGCTCGGAAGCAGCGAAGGAAGACTTGTCACCCAAGAAAGATCCGAAGCCGGCCAAGGACCTGCGGCTCCTGTTCAGTAAAGAGGCCGAGAAACCCACGAGCAACAGCTACTTGATGCAGCACCAGGAGTCCATCATCCAGCTGCAGAAGGCAGGCCTGGTCCGCAAGCACACCAAAGAGCTGGAGAGGCTGAAGGGCACGCCCGCCGAGCCAGGGGCCCTGTGCCGGGACGGCCCGGCCGCCATCCCCGAGGAGAACCAGGACTTGCCTCTGCCAGGCCAAGCCCCGGGCCCCGAGAAGCCCGAGCCCGGCCCCTCTCTGCTGGAGGGAGCCCCGCTGAAGAGCCCCCCGCCCTTCCTATGCCGCCCGGACCACGCCAGTCACTTCTCCAGAGACTTCCTGAAGACCATCTGCTACACCCCCACCTCGTCCTCCATGAGCTCCAACCTGACGCGGAGCTCGAGCAGCGACAGCATCCACAGCGTCCGCGGGAAGCCGGGGCTGGTGAAGCAGCGCACGCAGGAGATCGAGACCCGGCTCCGGCTGGCGGGCCTCACCGTCTCGTCCCCGCTCAAGCGCTCCCACTCCCTGGCCAAGCTCGGCAGCCTCAACCTCTCGACCGAGGACCTGTCCAGCGAGGCCGACGTGTCCAGCGCGGCCGACTCCCAGGACGCCAGGTTGAGCGAGTCTTCCCTCTTGCACGAGCCACCACCGGCTGCCAGGAGTCCGGCCGCCACCTCgaaaccatcagggaaatctGCCCCGGAAAACTTGAAGAGCCCTCCGTGGCCGGGCAAAAGCTGA